DNA from Rhodobacteraceae bacterium M382:
GGCAACCGCAACAGGATGCGTGAAATAGGGCTCACCCGAATGGCGGGTCTGCCCTTCGTGCATCTGTTCGCCAAATTCATGGGCCAGCGCCAATCGTTCAGCATTGGTTTTTGGATTGTAATTGCGGACCAGCGCAATCAGGTCTTCAGATGAAATCATTTCCGGTCCGCATCCTTGAGTGTTCTTTGCGCGGTCAGCCCTGGCCTTGGGCCTCCATCAATGCCCGCAGCAGCTTTTCTTCGGACATGTCGTCTTCAACCGGCTTGTCGGATTCCGCACCCATCAGCAACGCCATCGAATCCTCTTCGGGTTCGTCGACTTCGATCTGCGACTGGTTGCTTTCGATCAGGCGTTCACGCAAATCATCCGCAGTCTGGGTTTCATCCGCGATTTCGCGCAGCGAAACAACAGGGTTCTTGTCGTTGTCACGGTCCACGGTCACCGGGGCACCGGCCGCAATTTCACGCGCCCGATGGGACGCCAGCATTACCAGTTCAAACCGGTTAGGAACTTTGTCTACGCAGTC
Protein-coding regions in this window:
- the rpoZ gene encoding DNA-directed RNA polymerase subunit omega, with amino-acid sequence MARVTVEDCVDKVPNRFELVMLASHRAREIAAGAPVTVDRDNDKNPVVSLREIADETQTADDLRERLIESNQSQIEVDEPEEDSMALLMGAESDKPVEDDMSEEKLLRALMEAQGQG